A single region of the Thermomicrobiales bacterium genome encodes:
- a CDS encoding cation-translocating P-type ATPase, translated as MNAPAQEAAGTRTVYDVRGMDCAECARSVATAVERLPGVAAATVNFGAGTLTVETDSRSQVDVTPRVLHAVEVAGYRAVSRGAARASETPSLLADRRSQLAIAAVVLWILGGAISLIGDRPDVARIAYAAAVVAGAWTFGRAALQAARNRRIDMNVLMTLAILGALLLGDWAEAAAAAALFAIGNLAQSLTFDRTRSALSSLATLAPSEALRVTNGNEELVSVESLVAGDRIRVRPGERFPADGVLDEGATTVDESLITGESLPADKFPGSQVYAGSLNGSGSVVVRVSCTAAESTLANIVELVEDARGGRGHAEQTIDRFAAIYTPVVVGAAVLVAIIGGAATGDWRDWATRGLVLLVIACPCALIISTPVAIVSAVGVAAKRGFLVKGGAALEAIASVRAVVFDKTGTLTRGKPVVTSIIAFEGSEHDVLLHAAAVEALSEHPLGFAIVERAVRDGVPIQDATGFAATAGRGASAILDDSRVWVGSPAWFVELGIELPALETDWAGQTVLLVARQEEERAVAVGAIALADQIRPESAAVVTRLRQQDIEPIAMMTGDNRSTASVIGRECGIDEVMAELLPGEKASRVAALRERTGAVAMVGDGVNDGPALGSATVGFAMGLTGSDLAVETADVAILRNDLFAVPGAIDLSRRTVAIIRQNIGISLVVKLVALALTLVGVTTLWMAVAVDLGTSLLVTANALRLTRWQLPGSGHRHDEAVQAESGPSPADAAGLATGDA; from the coding sequence ATGAACGCCCCCGCGCAGGAGGCTGCCGGCACGCGCACGGTCTACGACGTGCGGGGGATGGATTGCGCTGAATGCGCCAGGAGCGTCGCTACCGCTGTGGAACGGCTCCCCGGCGTCGCAGCAGCGACGGTGAACTTTGGCGCTGGCACGTTGACGGTCGAGACGGATTCCCGCAGCCAGGTCGACGTGACACCGCGAGTGTTGCACGCTGTCGAGGTCGCGGGGTATCGCGCTGTTTCGCGAGGCGCGGCCCGCGCGTCCGAGACTCCTTCGCTGCTTGCTGACCGCCGTTCCCAATTGGCGATCGCCGCAGTGGTCCTTTGGATCCTGGGGGGTGCGATCAGCCTGATCGGCGATCGTCCCGATGTCGCCAGAATCGCATACGCAGCGGCCGTGGTCGCCGGAGCGTGGACGTTTGGCCGCGCCGCGCTGCAAGCCGCACGCAACCGCCGTATCGACATGAACGTCCTGATGACGCTCGCGATTCTCGGTGCGTTGCTGCTGGGGGACTGGGCGGAAGCCGCCGCTGCCGCCGCGCTCTTTGCCATCGGAAATCTCGCGCAAAGTCTCACCTTCGATCGCACCCGAAGCGCGCTTTCGTCGCTAGCCACCCTTGCACCGTCAGAAGCGCTTCGCGTCACCAACGGCAATGAAGAGCTCGTCAGCGTCGAGTCGCTCGTCGCTGGTGATCGCATCCGCGTGCGGCCCGGCGAGCGATTTCCTGCAGATGGTGTGCTGGACGAAGGGGCGACTACGGTCGATGAATCGTTGATCACCGGTGAATCGCTGCCCGCCGACAAGTTCCCTGGTTCGCAGGTCTATGCGGGGTCGTTGAACGGATCTGGTTCGGTCGTGGTGCGCGTGTCCTGTACGGCAGCGGAGTCCACACTGGCCAACATCGTCGAATTGGTCGAAGATGCCCGCGGCGGTCGCGGTCATGCGGAACAGACCATCGATCGCTTCGCGGCTATCTACACCCCGGTTGTCGTCGGAGCCGCCGTTCTCGTAGCCATCATTGGTGGCGCAGCAACCGGCGACTGGCGGGATTGGGCGACTCGCGGATTGGTGCTCCTCGTCATCGCGTGTCCATGCGCTCTGATCATTTCGACTCCGGTGGCCATTGTCTCTGCTGTGGGCGTCGCGGCGAAGCGAGGCTTCCTCGTCAAGGGCGGTGCGGCGCTCGAAGCAATCGCTTCGGTGCGAGCGGTTGTCTTCGACAAGACGGGCACGCTTACCCGCGGAAAGCCGGTTGTGACCTCGATCATCGCATTTGAGGGGAGCGAGCACGATGTGCTGCTCCATGCGGCGGCTGTCGAGGCGCTTTCCGAGCATCCCCTGGGCTTCGCCATCGTCGAGCGAGCGGTTCGCGATGGTGTGCCGATTCAGGATGCAACGGGGTTTGCGGCAACTGCCGGTCGCGGCGCAAGCGCCATCCTCGACGATTCGCGGGTCTGGGTCGGTTCGCCGGCGTGGTTCGTGGAGCTTGGGATCGAACTACCGGCACTGGAAACGGACTGGGCCGGGCAAACCGTGCTTCTCGTGGCTCGCCAGGAAGAGGAACGGGCTGTCGCCGTTGGCGCCATTGCGCTTGCCGACCAGATCCGTCCCGAAAGCGCGGCAGTTGTGACGCGGCTGCGCCAACAGGATATCGAGCCCATTGCCATGATGACCGGTGACAACCGCTCGACCGCGAGTGTCATTGGACGCGAGTGCGGTATCGACGAGGTGATGGCCGAGCTTCTTCCTGGTGAGAAAGCGTCTCGCGTTGCTGCGCTGCGTGAACGAACCGGCGCCGTGGCGATGGTGGGCGACGGTGTCAACGACGGTCCTGCCCTGGGCAGCGCTACGGTCGGGTTTGCCATGGGGCTGACCGGTTCCGACCTCGCCGTGGAAACTGCTGATGTCGCAATCCTGAGAAACGATCTCTTTGCCGTTCCAGGCGCAATCGACCTCTCGCGTAGAACCGTCGCGATCATCCGGCAGAACATCGGAATCTCGTTGGTGGTCAAGCTGGTCGCGCTTGCGCTGACCCTTGTCGGGGTGACCACGCTTTGGATGGCCGTCGCGGTCGACCTTGGCACGTCTTTGCTCGTCACAGCCAATGCATTGCGCCTGACCCGGTGGCAGTTGCCCGGATCGGGCCATCGTCATGACGAGGCTGTTCAGGCCGAATCCGGTCCGTCTCCGGCAGACGCGGCCGGACTGGCAACCGGAGACGCCTGA
- a CDS encoding metalloregulator ArsR/SmtB family transcription factor: protein MNDDLCEELSIHPHQVRAARERLRTAQDGEMARLFSVLGDPTRQRMLAALGDGELCVCDLALATGINRTTVSHQLRILRENHLVKHRRDGRVLFYSLDDDHVAHILSVASDHVAEDVATAEEQAG, encoded by the coding sequence GTGAACGACGATCTTTGCGAGGAACTGAGTATTCATCCTCATCAGGTCCGCGCAGCCCGCGAGCGGCTTCGGACTGCCCAAGATGGCGAAATGGCCCGTCTCTTCTCAGTGCTCGGCGATCCAACCCGGCAGCGGATGTTGGCGGCGCTTGGAGATGGTGAACTCTGCGTTTGCGATCTCGCGCTAGCCACGGGCATCAACCGCACTACGGTCTCTCATCAACTCCGTATCCTGCGCGAGAACCATCTCGTCAAGCATCGTCGCGACGGCCGCGTGCTCTTCTATTCGCTCGACGACGATCATGTCGCCCACATCCTTTCGGTTGCGTCGGATCATGTTGCCGAAGACGTTGCCACCGCGGAAGAGCAAGCCGGATGA
- the uppP gene encoding undecaprenyl-diphosphatase UppP codes for MSLIEAIILGIAQGLTEFLPISSSGHLIIIPWLFGWETPGLAFDAALHLGTLLAVFTYFWRELVDIFRAIPTMLRKNVSLLKGPEPGESDDTFYARLGILIVIGSIPGGVIGLLFQDRLDDFFHSDTNEERAIIVIAVLLAAFAILLWLADKYGKEIRILRSIRVPDAVAIGVAQAIALMPGTSRSGVTLTAGLFRDFTRADAARFSFLLGIPLVTFAGLKGLADLIQSDPSGTEITRIVAGMTASAVSGFLAIRFLLRYLQTKSTAVFVIYRIIASIVLIGLVLSGFRS; via the coding sequence ATGAGCTTGATCGAGGCAATCATCCTGGGTATTGCGCAGGGACTCACCGAGTTCCTGCCGATCTCATCCTCCGGACACCTCATCATCATCCCCTGGCTCTTCGGCTGGGAAACCCCAGGACTTGCCTTTGATGCCGCATTGCATCTCGGGACGCTGCTCGCGGTGTTCACCTATTTCTGGCGTGAATTGGTCGACATCTTCCGCGCCATTCCAACCATGCTGCGCAAGAACGTCTCACTTCTCAAAGGTCCCGAACCCGGCGAGTCAGACGACACGTTCTATGCCCGGCTCGGCATTCTGATCGTGATTGGTTCCATTCCCGGCGGAGTCATCGGGCTCCTGTTCCAGGATCGCCTCGACGATTTCTTTCATAGCGATACGAACGAAGAGCGGGCGATCATCGTGATTGCGGTCTTGCTCGCGGCCTTTGCGATTCTTCTGTGGCTCGCTGACAAGTACGGCAAGGAGATCCGTATCCTGCGCTCGATCCGGGTGCCCGACGCCGTTGCAATTGGAGTGGCGCAGGCGATCGCGCTCATGCCAGGAACCTCACGGTCGGGCGTGACGCTGACGGCGGGGCTGTTCCGGGATTTCACGCGCGCGGATGCCGCACGCTTCTCGTTCCTGCTCGGAATCCCGTTGGTGACCTTCGCTGGTCTCAAGGGACTGGCCGACCTGATCCAGTCTGACCCAAGCGGAACCGAAATCACCCGAATCGTAGCCGGTATGACGGCATCTGCTGTCTCTGGCTTCCTGGCCATTCGCTTTCTGTTGCGGTATCTGCAAACGAAATCGACCGCGGTCTTCGTTATCTACCGCATCATTGCCTCCATCGTGCTCATCGGTCTGGTGCTGTCCGGATTCCGATCCTAG